The following coding sequences lie in one Sulfuricurvum sp. genomic window:
- a CDS encoding molecular chaperone TorD family protein, protein MDEIIARSNIYALLSRILLQELDNDILETLKNDPTVLEFFPHWESWEQRKNLPNKEILEEYLNPDFTNLSILHLVPYETFYTRSDQMIETGGANPVTDIYSAYDFLVDYEVARVVSSDHIGIEFEFMHHLCEAQKKALSENDTEAVLELKKEQHRFLNIHLLRWAPMYLINMKYEARTPLYYDAAETALEFILSDNETLSAEV, encoded by the coding sequence ATGGATGAGATCATTGCTCGAAGCAATATTTACGCATTGCTATCTCGAATATTACTCCAAGAACTGGATAATGATATTTTAGAGACACTCAAAAATGACCCGACTGTTTTAGAATTTTTTCCTCATTGGGAATCATGGGAACAGCGAAAAAATCTTCCGAATAAAGAGATATTGGAAGAGTATCTGAATCCGGACTTTACGAATCTATCGATTTTGCATTTAGTACCGTATGAAACATTTTATACCCGAAGTGATCAGATGATTGAAACAGGCGGCGCAAACCCTGTAACGGATATTTACAGTGCATATGACTTTTTAGTTGATTATGAAGTTGCACGTGTCGTATCATCAGACCATATTGGTATCGAGTTTGAATTTATGCATCATTTATGCGAAGCACAGAAAAAAGCTTTGAGTGAAAATGATACTGAAGCAGTACTAGAATTAAAAAAAGAACAACACCGTTTTTTAAATATCCATCTTCTTCGTTGGGCACCGATGTATCTTATTAATATGAAGTATGAAGCTCGTACGCCTCTTTATTACGATGCAGCCGAAACAGCACTGGAATTTATTTTGAGTGATAATGAAACTTTGAGCGCAGAGGTTTAA
- a CDS encoding phosphatidylglycerophosphatase A, translating to MNFRLFFITVGYSGLSPKAPGTMGTLASLPFGVAILIFLGPQTLFLATLLITLIAIKTIDRYEAETQSHDSQHIVIDELVGMWFALSIAPGIMFAFSDLGVWTNGIAIQIALSLLFFRLFDIKKPSIIGRIDREAKGGLGVMGDDIIAGFAGGIASALIWQMILKSGFIG from the coding sequence GTGAATTTTCGCTTGTTTTTTATCACCGTCGGCTACAGCGGTCTTTCTCCGAAGGCCCCCGGTACGATGGGAACATTGGCATCATTACCTTTTGGAGTCGCCATTTTAATATTTCTAGGGCCGCAAACCCTTTTTTTGGCAACGCTGCTCATTACCCTTATCGCCATCAAAACGATTGATCGCTATGAAGCCGAGACTCAAAGCCATGATTCTCAGCACATTGTTATCGATGAACTCGTAGGAATGTGGTTTGCCCTCTCTATCGCACCGGGAATTATGTTTGCTTTTTCAGACTTAGGAGTTTGGACAAACGGCATTGCAATTCAAATTGCACTCAGTTTACTATTTTTTCGTCTTTTTGACATTAAAAAACCCTCAATTATCGGTCGAATCGATCGTGAGGCTAAAGGGGGGCTTGGTGTAATGGGAGATGATATTATCGCAGGATTCGCCGGAGGTATTGCTTCAGCCCTTATTTGGCAGATGATCCTCAAATCCGGATTCATCGGCTAA
- a CDS encoding 4Fe-4S binding protein yields the protein MGLLSLSPARCVRALSINSICTICADVCPTGAIVLSGRLPSINQSTCVGCAGCVSSCPTEALALDDFSPTDFFFDFVSDTSLLVSCQKNVPCLAALGSEHLIALCGMKKGLKLDIGHCGSCSIGESILRDLRERIENVNYALEAIESEYSVDLVEEAYTESEKSESTPDRRDFFKTFHLKKIGAYKANFEREVQMSTDEYISHTLDSTHTQGLRTKKITDRRKVFFTALKRLEKPSVYHVVEGDRISFTSQKLLDETKCTACEMCYRICPTGALTSDMRNSKIDFDPFLCVKCHLCHDVCESDAITVSPSYNLKEWYTPTVQNLVTYLVRRCNECDAMFSSVGGEKICRRCRLEEEEAMELWGLNNDEQR from the coding sequence ATGGGATTGCTGAGTTTATCACCCGCACGATGTGTTCGCGCACTCAGTATCAATTCGATTTGTACAATATGTGCCGATGTTTGTCCAACCGGTGCGATTGTCCTGAGTGGTCGTTTGCCTTCAATTAACCAATCTACATGTGTCGGGTGTGCAGGGTGTGTTTCATCATGTCCCACAGAAGCTTTGGCACTGGATGATTTCAGTCCAACCGATTTTTTCTTCGATTTTGTGAGTGATACGTCACTGCTTGTATCGTGTCAAAAAAATGTACCATGTCTGGCAGCATTGGGGAGTGAACACTTAATCGCATTGTGCGGTATGAAAAAAGGGCTTAAACTCGATATCGGTCATTGCGGTTCATGTTCGATCGGTGAGTCAATTTTACGTGATCTTAGAGAACGTATAGAGAATGTCAATTATGCTCTTGAAGCGATAGAATCAGAGTATAGTGTGGATCTAGTTGAAGAAGCGTATACTGAGAGTGAAAAATCCGAATCGACACCGGATAGAAGAGATTTTTTTAAAACGTTTCATCTCAAAAAAATTGGTGCGTATAAAGCAAATTTTGAGCGTGAAGTACAGATGAGTACAGATGAGTATATATCACATACCCTAGATAGTACTCACACCCAAGGGTTGCGGACCAAAAAAATTACCGATCGAAGGAAAGTTTTTTTTACAGCTCTTAAACGGCTAGAAAAGCCTTCGGTCTATCATGTAGTGGAAGGGGATCGGATTTCGTTCACCTCCCAAAAACTTTTGGATGAAACGAAATGCACCGCATGCGAAATGTGTTATCGGATTTGCCCTACGGGTGCATTAACTTCTGATATGCGCAATTCGAAAATCGACTTTGACCCATTTTTATGTGTCAAATGCCATTTGTGTCATGACGTATGTGAAAGTGATGCGATAACGGTGTCGCCATCCTATAATCTCAAAGAGTGGTATACACCGACGGTTCAAAATCTGGTTACCTACTTGGTACGGCGATGTAATGAGTGTGACGCAATGTTTAGTTCTGTAGGCGGTGAGAAAATTTGTCGCAGATGCCGTTTGGAAGAGGAAGAAGCTATGGAATTATGGGGGCTGAACAATGATGAACAACGATAA
- a CDS encoding bifunctional 2-C-methyl-D-erythritol 4-phosphate cytidylyltransferase/2-C-methyl-D-erythritol 2,4-cyclodiphosphate synthase, translating into MSDFTLVLLAAGNSTRFKVPVKKQWLRIGHDPLWLYVTNRIKESIPEADVILSAHADEIPFITPLCDFTVVAGGETRQQSLKNALKEVKTPYVMVSDIARACVDPDLISRLLSHKEQADTIVPALDVHDTVVYDNSTIERTLVKRIQTPQLSRTEVLRHALETDSEYTDESSAVVASGGTRYFIEGDERAAKITLSSDIGALGCLQGPSNVVFTGNGFDVHPFEEGKPMVLGGVPIESPFGFKAHSDGDVAIHALIDALLGAACLGDIGMLFPDTDNAYKNIDSKYLLEKCVEKLHQFGFVILHADITIIAQTPKVSPYKEDMRKTLATLLHLSPARINVKATTTEHLGFIGRKEGLGVIATASVHYFDWKNG; encoded by the coding sequence TTGTCTGATTTTACACTTGTGTTGCTTGCAGCAGGTAACTCAACTCGTTTTAAAGTACCGGTAAAAAAACAATGGCTACGAATCGGACATGATCCTCTATGGCTTTATGTTACTAACCGTATCAAAGAATCTATCCCTGAAGCCGACGTCATATTGTCCGCACACGCCGATGAAATCCCTTTTATTACCCCATTATGTGATTTTACCGTCGTAGCAGGCGGAGAAACACGTCAGCAATCTTTGAAAAATGCTCTTAAAGAGGTCAAGACCCCTTATGTAATGGTGAGTGATATCGCTCGCGCATGTGTCGATCCGGACCTTATTTCTCGTCTTCTTTCCCATAAAGAACAGGCCGATACCATTGTTCCGGCGCTTGATGTGCATGACACCGTCGTATACGACAATAGTACGATCGAACGGACTTTAGTCAAACGTATCCAAACTCCGCAGCTTTCACGTACCGAAGTTTTACGCCATGCACTTGAAACGGATAGCGAATATACCGATGAGAGCAGTGCCGTCGTTGCATCGGGCGGAACACGTTATTTTATTGAGGGAGACGAACGCGCCGCCAAAATCACCCTCTCTTCGGATATCGGCGCATTGGGATGTTTACAGGGACCGTCGAATGTTGTTTTTACCGGGAACGGGTTTGACGTTCACCCGTTTGAAGAGGGAAAACCGATGGTTTTGGGCGGAGTACCTATCGAAAGCCCTTTTGGATTCAAAGCACACAGTGACGGTGATGTCGCGATTCATGCCCTTATCGACGCCTTACTCGGTGCAGCATGTTTGGGCGATATCGGAATGCTTTTCCCCGACACCGATAACGCCTATAAGAACATCGACTCAAAATATCTTCTGGAGAAATGTGTCGAGAAACTTCATCAATTCGGATTTGTCATTCTCCATGCCGATATTACTATTATTGCTCAAACTCCGAAAGTTTCCCCTTATAAAGAGGATATGCGAAAAACACTCGCCACATTGTTGCATCTCTCCCCTGCCCGTATCAATGTCAAAGCGACAACAACCGAGCATCTTGGATTTATCGGACGCAAAGAAGGCTTAGGCGTCATTGCAACCGCATCAGTACACTATTTTGATTGGAAAAACGGATGA
- the thiC gene encoding phosphomethylpyrimidine synthase ThiC: MRTAWVANRQNDTVRTQMYYAKQGIITEEMAYVAKVEELDPELVRSEVARGRLIIPANVNHKNLEPMAIGIAARCKINANIGSSAIASDVQGEIEKIQVSQHYKADTAMDLSTGGDLDEIRRAVIANSKIPIGTVPIYQILHDVHNKIEDLSIEKMLEVLERQAQQGVSYFTIHAGFLLETMPKVAKRKMGIVSRGGSLMAAWMMHYHRENPFYTAYDEILDICARYDVSLSLGDSLRPGCLADASDEAQLGELKVLGELTLRAWEKNVQVMIEGPGHVPLNQIERNMKIQREYCHEAPFYILGPLVTDIAAGYDHISSAIGAAVGGWHGASMLCYVTPKEHLGLPNAEDVRAGIIAYKIAAHAADIARGRKGARDIDDAMSDARYAFDWNRQFELALDPERAREYHDETLPQDVFKEAEFCSMCGPKFCSYKITQQIMDNPESIAWIAEEAKTQSAS; this comes from the coding sequence ATGAGAACCGCATGGGTCGCCAACAGACAAAACGACACCGTTCGCACTCAGATGTATTATGCCAAGCAAGGTATTATTACCGAAGAGATGGCGTACGTCGCCAAAGTAGAAGAACTCGATCCTGAGTTGGTTCGTTCCGAAGTAGCACGAGGGCGTTTGATCATCCCGGCTAATGTCAATCATAAAAATTTAGAGCCAATGGCAATCGGTATCGCAGCACGATGTAAAATCAATGCTAATATCGGTTCATCTGCAATTGCCTCTGATGTTCAAGGGGAGATTGAAAAGATTCAAGTTTCCCAACACTATAAAGCCGATACGGCAATGGACCTTTCAACAGGGGGTGATTTGGATGAGATCCGCCGTGCGGTCATCGCCAATTCAAAAATACCGATCGGAACGGTACCCATCTATCAGATTTTGCATGACGTGCATAATAAAATCGAAGATTTAAGTATTGAAAAAATGCTTGAAGTTCTTGAGCGTCAAGCGCAGCAAGGTGTGAGTTATTTCACGATTCATGCAGGCTTTTTGCTTGAGACAATGCCAAAAGTTGCTAAACGCAAAATGGGAATTGTCAGCCGCGGCGGATCATTGATGGCGGCATGGATGATGCACTATCATCGCGAGAATCCGTTTTACACCGCGTATGATGAGATTCTTGATATTTGTGCCCGTTACGATGTTTCCCTTTCATTGGGAGATTCACTCCGCCCGGGTTGTTTGGCGGATGCATCCGATGAAGCGCAGCTCGGCGAGCTTAAAGTGCTTGGGGAATTAACGCTTCGCGCATGGGAAAAAAACGTTCAAGTTATGATCGAAGGGCCGGGACATGTCCCGCTCAATCAAATCGAGCGTAATATGAAAATTCAGCGCGAATATTGTCATGAGGCACCGTTTTACATTCTAGGACCTTTAGTTACTGATATTGCGGCAGGATATGATCATATCAGTTCTGCTATCGGTGCGGCGGTCGGCGGATGGCACGGTGCTTCGATGCTGTGTTACGTCACTCCGAAAGAGCATTTGGGACTACCGAATGCCGAGGATGTCCGTGCCGGGATCATCGCCTATAAAATTGCGGCACATGCGGCGGATATCGCGCGCGGACGCAAAGGTGCACGTGATATTGACGATGCGATGAGTGATGCGCGTTATGCGTTTGACTGGAACCGTCAATTTGAACTGGCGCTTGATCCGGAACGTGCGCGCGAATACCATGATGAAACATTGCCTCAAGATGTATTTAAAGAGGCGGAGTTTTGTTCCATGTGCGGACCTAAATTTTGTTCGTACAAAATTACCCAGCAAATTATGGACAATCCGGAGTCGATTGCATGGATTGCCGAAGAAGCAAAAACACAATCAGCAAGTTGA
- a CDS encoding sulfate adenylyltransferase, translating to MASSRKNRSLFIDQEAVSALILLKSGMLAPVNRLMNEAQSKEVLASGMFQGKTFPFPLILSPSGKVNETVLTSAQKGEILDLICDNTLVGELCVDEIYPIDPRERLRQIYGTEDLTHPGVSATHKRLGKYAISGEYSIDLTPVESIQAMIQEAKEQTAAKHTTALFMAANPLHRAHERFIRQSLERTDLIVIFLLKPYNSANLQYELRYQTLQYFVENFLPRNRVVIVPLESSYIFAGSNEVILDAIVAKNYGCDRLMIGQNHAGIGMYYDQNANKSIIDRLVGIDIEVGIASEYVYCNQCKTLVSVQTCPHGHHHHISYHAESILELMQQGLLPPAVLVRKEISSMIVASLYPNRFKNLAKLYYDIMPVNGLLEEHSEKDFYVELMRLYQTTSLT from the coding sequence ATGGCATCGTCAAGAAAAAATAGATCTCTCTTCATTGATCAAGAGGCTGTTTCTGCACTGATTTTACTCAAATCAGGGATGTTGGCTCCTGTCAATCGCCTTATGAATGAAGCACAGAGTAAAGAAGTCTTAGCCAGCGGAATGTTTCAGGGGAAAACCTTTCCTTTCCCTCTTATCCTCTCTCCGAGCGGAAAAGTCAATGAAACGGTCCTGACATCGGCACAAAAAGGTGAAATTCTCGACCTCATCTGTGATAATACTCTGGTCGGCGAATTGTGTGTGGATGAAATCTATCCTATCGATCCGCGTGAACGGCTCCGCCAAATCTACGGAACTGAAGATCTCACTCATCCCGGTGTCAGTGCAACCCATAAACGTCTCGGTAAATATGCAATCTCAGGTGAATATTCCATTGATCTGACCCCTGTAGAATCGATCCAAGCAATGATTCAAGAAGCAAAAGAACAAACTGCTGCCAAACATACTACTGCTTTATTCATGGCTGCAAATCCCCTTCACCGGGCCCATGAACGTTTCATCCGCCAAAGCTTGGAGCGTACTGACCTTATTGTTATTTTCTTGCTAAAACCGTACAACAGTGCCAATTTACAGTATGAACTTCGATACCAAACCCTTCAGTATTTTGTAGAAAATTTTCTTCCGCGCAACCGCGTCGTTATCGTTCCGTTGGAAAGCAGCTATATTTTTGCCGGAAGCAATGAAGTGATCCTGGATGCCATCGTTGCCAAAAACTATGGGTGTGATCGCCTTATGATCGGGCAAAACCATGCCGGTATCGGAATGTATTACGATCAGAATGCCAATAAATCGATTATTGACCGTTTGGTAGGTATCGATATCGAAGTGGGAATCGCCAGTGAATACGTTTATTGCAATCAGTGCAAAACGCTTGTCAGTGTCCAAACCTGTCCTCACGGGCATCATCACCATATTTCCTATCATGCGGAATCTATTTTGGAGCTGATGCAGCAAGGGCTTCTCCCTCCGGCAGTATTGGTACGTAAAGAGATATCTTCAATGATCGTGGCATCTCTCTATCCCAACCGATTTAAAAATTTGGCCAAACTCTATTACGATATTATGCCGGTAAACGGTCTTCTCGAAGAGCACTCTGAAAAAGATTTTTACGTCGAATTGATGCGACTTTATCAAACCACCTCTCTCACGTAA
- a CDS encoding Mrp/NBP35 family ATP-binding protein — protein MTEEIVKSALSKVTYPGFTKDIVTFGFIKEIKIEGSNVQVTVDITSSAPEVAHQITVEATDELKRAGASEVVVTITAPKMPRESSSKGKNIAPQVKNFIMVSSGKGGVGKSTTSVNLAVALAMQGKKVGLLDADIYGPNIPRMMGIDGIKPEVVGNKVLPIKAYGIEVMSMGSLMEEGQSLIWRGAMIMKAIEQFLRDIMWSDLDCLVIDMPPGTGDAQLTLAQSVPVTVGVTVTTPQMVSLDDSRRSLDMFKKLHIPIAGVIENMSGFIAPDTGVEYDIFGKGTSKAMAEQFETCILAEIPIEPSIRTGGDEGKPVTYYAPTSETAKRYMKAAEGLWASIEKINEEGGVDNQAIQPNTPPGVSACSTAAAPKQEAPASSGSCGTGCGCH, from the coding sequence ATGACAGAAGAAATTGTAAAATCAGCATTATCGAAAGTAACCTATCCGGGATTCACGAAAGATATCGTGACATTCGGATTTATAAAAGAGATTAAGATTGAGGGATCAAACGTTCAGGTAACGGTAGATATCACCTCAAGTGCTCCTGAAGTAGCTCATCAGATCACTGTTGAAGCAACGGATGAGTTAAAGCGTGCAGGTGCATCAGAAGTAGTGGTCACGATTACTGCTCCTAAAATGCCTCGCGAGAGTTCATCTAAGGGTAAAAATATCGCCCCTCAAGTTAAGAACTTTATTATGGTAAGCTCGGGTAAAGGGGGTGTCGGTAAATCGACTACTTCGGTTAATCTTGCTGTTGCGCTTGCAATGCAAGGGAAAAAAGTGGGTCTTTTGGATGCGGATATCTATGGACCTAATATCCCGCGTATGATGGGGATTGACGGGATCAAGCCTGAAGTTGTCGGAAATAAGGTTCTTCCGATCAAAGCATACGGAATAGAAGTTATGTCTATGGGTTCATTGATGGAAGAGGGGCAATCGCTTATTTGGCGCGGTGCGATGATTATGAAAGCGATCGAGCAGTTCTTGCGCGATATCATGTGGTCAGATTTGGATTGTCTCGTTATCGATATGCCTCCGGGCACAGGGGATGCTCAATTAACCCTTGCTCAAAGTGTACCGGTTACTGTCGGTGTTACCGTAACCACTCCGCAAATGGTCTCTTTGGACGATTCCCGCAGAAGTTTGGATATGTTTAAAAAACTTCATATTCCGATTGCAGGTGTCATTGAAAATATGAGCGGCTTTATTGCTCCGGATACCGGTGTTGAATACGACATTTTCGGCAAAGGGACATCAAAAGCGATGGCAGAGCAGTTCGAAACGTGTATTCTTGCCGAGATCCCGATCGAGCCTTCAATCCGTACAGGTGGAGATGAAGGAAAACCGGTTACCTATTATGCACCGACATCGGAAACGGCAAAGCGTTATATGAAAGCCGCTGAAGGCCTTTGGGCATCAATCGAAAAAATCAATGAAGAGGGCGGAGTTGATAACCAAGCGATTCAACCCAATACACCTCCGGGCGTATCAGCATGTTCTACAGCTGCTGCACCAAAACAAGAGGCTCCTGCAAGTTCAGGAAGCTGTGGCACAGGCTGCGGCTGTCACTAA
- a CDS encoding response regulator, whose translation MNILIIENEIYLAQSIASKLSDLSHNCDISSSTKEGLRGIPYDVVLLSTNISGQDIYPVIEAYKNAVVILMVSYISNDTVSKPLAAGAKDYILKPFMIEELIRKIQHFQNHERLRRQNQTYERYLAHTFNSINVDEDLDKTELPLFICSGYQKYADAFAFRYAAHKDKPLQFISLTSAKAFSDIASLSDDSILFITDFQNLKKSEHKAFYELIANRKCIIASTDPIDSPPFRVIEIESDNHLFDQGEILPIEEYVKYIMIHFQNRFPDTELSKKLGISRKSLWEKRKKYGIVKKK comes from the coding sequence ATGAATATACTCATTATCGAAAACGAGATTTATCTCGCACAAAGTATCGCTTCTAAACTCAGCGATCTCAGCCACAACTGCGACATCTCCAGCTCTACCAAAGAGGGGCTTCGAGGAATACCTTATGATGTCGTTCTCCTATCAACCAACATCAGCGGCCAGGATATCTATCCTGTCATTGAGGCTTATAAAAACGCTGTCGTTATTTTAATGGTGAGCTATATCAGTAATGACACGGTTTCAAAGCCTCTTGCTGCAGGAGCCAAAGACTATATTCTCAAACCGTTTATGATCGAAGAGCTCATCCGAAAAATCCAACATTTTCAAAACCATGAACGCTTGCGCCGTCAAAATCAAACGTATGAACGCTACCTTGCCCATACCTTTAATTCGATCAATGTAGACGAAGATTTGGATAAAACTGAACTGCCGCTCTTTATTTGCAGCGGATACCAAAAATATGCCGATGCATTTGCTTTTAGATACGCGGCCCATAAAGATAAACCGCTCCAGTTTATCTCTCTCACGTCAGCGAAAGCATTTAGTGATATAGCATCGCTCAGCGATGACTCCATACTTTTTATCACCGATTTCCAAAACCTCAAAAAAAGTGAGCACAAAGCTTTTTATGAGCTTATCGCTAACCGAAAATGCATAATAGCAAGCACCGATCCGATCGATTCGCCTCCGTTTAGAGTTATCGAAATCGAAAGCGACAATCATCTCTTCGACCAAGGAGAGATTTTACCGATCGAAGAGTACGTCAAATACATCATGATCCACTTCCAAAACCGCTTCCCAGATACGGAACTTTCAAAAAAACTGGGTATTTCACGTAAAAGCTTATGGGAAAAGAGAAAGAAATATGGCATCGTCAAGAAAAAATAG